One Burkholderia sp. PAMC 26561 genomic window carries:
- a CDS encoding LysR family transcriptional regulator, whose product MNHLQAMRVFVKVAETGSFGRAAAVLDLSNAVITRYVALLEAHLNTRLLNRTTRSVSLTEAGASYAEGCRAVIEQVEAIESTVSQTSFDPSGVLKLVASASFSLFGLTPLLCDYREAFPNVKLRLTLLHRPVDLVDEGFDVGIVVPRMVNSGTLIKRPLFKVTPVIVAAPAYLSKHGVPLRPGDLPAHAFLSPSADIHGATWSFTNENGEDEDIVIDPDYTVNNSQMLRQAALSGMGITALPESHIADDLKDGTLLRLLTDYTVNNADKEVSLVYPGRRHVSAKTRSFVDFTIAHFRKDTAVSALF is encoded by the coding sequence ATGAATCATTTGCAAGCCATGCGCGTTTTCGTGAAGGTCGCTGAAACCGGGTCGTTCGGCCGGGCTGCCGCCGTGCTCGATTTGTCGAACGCGGTCATCACACGGTACGTCGCGTTACTCGAGGCGCATCTCAACACGCGTCTTCTGAACCGCACCACGCGCAGCGTGTCACTTACCGAAGCGGGCGCCTCATATGCCGAGGGCTGCCGCGCGGTCATCGAACAGGTGGAGGCGATTGAATCAACGGTGTCGCAAACTTCGTTCGATCCTTCGGGCGTGCTGAAGCTCGTGGCATCGGCATCGTTTTCGCTGTTCGGACTCACGCCGCTGCTTTGTGATTATCGCGAGGCATTTCCGAACGTGAAGTTGCGGCTCACGCTGTTGCATCGGCCGGTCGATCTGGTGGACGAGGGCTTCGACGTCGGCATAGTCGTGCCGCGCATGGTCAATAGCGGCACGCTGATCAAACGGCCGCTGTTCAAGGTGACGCCCGTGATCGTGGCGGCGCCTGCCTATCTCTCGAAACATGGCGTGCCATTGCGTCCCGGCGATCTGCCGGCGCACGCTTTCTTGTCGCCATCGGCGGATATACATGGCGCGACCTGGTCGTTCACGAACGAGAACGGAGAGGACGAGGATATCGTCATCGACCCGGATTACACGGTCAACAATTCGCAAATGCTGCGGCAAGCCGCACTGTCCGGCATGGGCATCACGGCACTTCCCGAAAGCCATATTGCCGACGATCTCAAGGACGGCACGCTGCTGCGCCTCCTGACCGATTACACAGTAAACAACGCCGACAAGGAAGTGTCGCTGGTCTATCCGGGGCGCCGTCATGTATCGGCGAAAACACGTTCGTTCGTGGACTTTACGATCGCGCATTTCAGGAAAGACACGGCAGTGAGCGCGTTGTTCTAA